gtttcaatcacgctgatgaaggcactagagccccaaactagagctggtctgctggactcagtttagtttcaatcacgctgatgaaggcactagagccccaaactagagctggtctgctggactcagtttagtttcaatcacgctgatgaaggcactagagccccacactagagctggtctgctggactcagtttagtttcaatcacgctgatgaaggcactagagccccaaactagagctggtctgctggactcagtttagtttcaatcacgctgatgaaggcactagagccccacactagagctggtctgctggactcagtttagtttcaatcacgctgatgaaggcactagagccccaaactagagctggtctgctggactcagtttagtttcaatcacgctgatgaaggcactagagccccaaactagagctggtctgctggactcagtttagtttcaatcacgctgatgaaggcactagagccccaaactagagctggtctgctggactcagtttagtttcaatcacgctgatgaaggcactagagccccaaactagagctggtctgctggactcagtttagtttcaatcacgctgatgaaggcactagagccccacactagagctggtctgctggactcagtttagtttcaatcacgctgatgaaggcactagagccccaaactagagctggtctgctggactcagtttagtttcaatcacgctgatgaaggcactagagccccacactagagctggtctgctggactcagtttagtttcaatcacgctgatgaaggcactagagccccaaactagagctggtctgctggactcagtttagtttcagtcacgctgatgaaggcactagagccccaaactagagctggtctgctggactcagtttagtttcaatcacgctgatgaaggcactagagccccaaactagaggtggtctgctggactcagtttagtttcaatcacgctgatgaaggcactagagccccaaactagagctggtctgctggactcagtttagtttcaatcacgctgatgaaggcactagagccccacactagagctggtctgctggactcagtttagtttcaatcacgctgatgaaggcactagagccccaaactagagctggtctgctggactcagtttagtttcaatcacgctgatgaaggcactagagccccaaactagaggtggtctgctggactcagtttagtttcaatcacgctgatgaaggcactagagccccaaactagagctggtctgctggactcagtttagtttcaatcacgctgatgaaggcactagagccccaaactagagctggtctgctggactcagtttagtttcaatcacgctgatgaaggcactagagccccaaactagagctggtctgctggactcagtttagtttcaatcacgctgatgaaggcactagagccccaaactagagctggtctgctggactcagtttagtttcagtcacgctgatgaaggcactagagccccaaactagagctggtctgctggactcagtttagtttcaatcacgctgatgaaggcactagagccccaaactagagctggtctgctggactcagtttagtttcaatcacgctgatgaaggcactagagccccacactagagctggtctgctggactcagtttagtttcaatcacgctgatgaaggcactagagccccaaactagagctggtctgctggactcagtttagtttcaatcacgctgatgaaggcactagagccccacactagagctggtctgctggactcagtttagtttcaatcacgctgatgaaggcactagagccccaaactagagctggtctgctggactcagtttagtttcagtcacgctgatgaaggcactagagccccaaactagagctggtctgctggactcagtttagtttcaatcacgctgatgaaggcactagagccccaaactagagctggtctgctggactcagtttagtttcaatcacgctgatgaaggcactagagccccaaactagagctggtctgctggactcagtttagtttcaatcacgctgatgaaggcactagagccccacactagagctggtctgctggactcagtttagtttcaatcacgctgatgaaggcactagagccccaaactagagctggtctgctggactcagtttagtttcaatcacgctgatgaaggcactagagccccaaactagagctggtctgctggactcagtttagtttcaatcacgctgatgaaggcactagagccccacactagagctggtctgctggactcagtttagtttcaatcacgctgatgaaggcactagagccccaaactagagctggtctgctggactcagtttagtttcaatcacgctgatgaaggcactagagccccaaactagagctggtctgctggtcTCTCTTGCTCACCGATTTGTTTGGGGTAGGGCAGGGCAAGGTTGTTCATGATCTCCACGAATTCGGAGAGCGTTTTGGTCAGTCGGGGGTTAaactttctctcctctcccaccGACGACACTGTCTGTCCTTCGGAACACATTGAGAacgaaggaaagaaagaaattaaaCTGGGGGTCCAGCGGGTTAGagaaatcccggctcagccactgactccctgtgtgtgtgtgtgtgtgtgtgcgtgcgtgcgtgcgcgtgcgtgcgtgcgtgcgtgcgtgcgtgcgtgcgtgcgtgtgtgtgtgtgtgcgtgcgtgtgtgtgtgtgtgtgaccttgagcgagtcacttcacctccttgtgctccgtcctttggagttcattctatatagagggtgtggaattcaatatgttaacaagggaacattattcagcagctttcattggactctatgaagctgagggagttcattctatatagagggggtggaattcaatatgttaacaagggaacattattcagcagctttcattggactctatgaagctgagggagttcattctatatagagggggtggaattcaatatgttaacaagggaacattattcagcagctttcattggactctatgaagctgagggagttcattctatatagagggggtggaattcaatatgttaacaagggaacattattcagcagctttcattggactctatgaagctgagggagttcattctatatagagggggtggaattcaatatgttaacaagggaacattattcagcagctttcattggactctatgaagctgagggagttcattctatatagagggggtggaattcaatatgttaacaagggaacattattcagcagctttcattggactctatgaagctgagggagttcattctatatagagggggtggaattcaatatgttaacaagagaacattattcagcagctttcattggactctatgaagctgaatcagttcattctatatagagggggtgcaattcaatatgttaacaagggaacattattcagcagctttcattggactctatgaagctgagggagttcattctatatagagggggtggaattcaatatgttaacaagggaacattattcagcagctttcattggactctatgaagctgagggagttcattctatatagagggggtggaattcaatatgttaacaagggaacattattcagcagctttcattggactctatgaagctgagggagttcattctatatagagggggtggaattcaatatgttaacaagggaacattattcagcagctttcattggactctatgaagctgaatcagttcattctatatagagggtgtggaattcaatatgttaacaagggaacattattcagcagctttcattggactttatgaagctgaatcagttcattctacatagagggtgatgctgctaaacttttgtccacagctgtacatgatgtatcgtaatagaggtctgtatcgcttgtgatacgagaccacagcataaagaactacagctcccagcatgcctcaccattgccgcgggtgcagaggcatgctgggagctgtagtcccgGCTGTGTTGCTCTCAAGCAATGGTGTGTTACCTGTGTAGTCATGAGCAGGGTACAGCAGACAGTGATCTGGGAGAGTGAAGATCTTCCGGTGAACCGACTGATACAGAGTCTCAGAGCTCCCTAAAAGACAAAGCATACAAGCTGGGTGCAGACACGAGAGCCCGAACCTGGTGTGCTTCACTCAGTGCctgcctcctctctcctcctctctcctcctctcccttctcctctcctctccccttctctcctgccctctgctttcctctcccctttctctcctctcctctcaccctcctcctctctcctcctctccccctctctcccttctcctctcctctccccttctctcctgccctctgctttcctctcccctttctctcctctcctctcaccctcctcctctcccctcctctcctctcttctccctgtctcctcccctcctctcctctgtcctctctctctccccctcctctctcctctccccctctcctctcctctctcccctcttcctctcctctcctctcctctgctatccctcctcctctcctctccctctctccccacctctcctctcccctctctctcctctcctctcctatccctcctcctctcctctccctctctccccacctctcctctcccctctctctcctctccctctcctctctccctctccctcctccctcctctccctctcccctcctctccctctttcccctctcctcctcctctctctatcctccctctctctcaccctgctgGAAGTCTCTACTATCCCCTCCCccaccctcctccctctctccctccctccctcctcccctccccctccccctccccctccccctccccctctctcaccctgctGGAAGTCAGTTCTTCCACAGCCTCTTATCAGCAGTGTGTCTCCAGTGAAGGCCAGGCTCAGGTCGTTGAGGACCAGCGTGACACAGCCATCAGTGTGACCCGGAGTGGAGCGGACTGAGAGGGCCTGCAGGGACACAGAGCACAGGCAGGGGGCGCTGTGACACACCGAGACACACGgggaggggaatcagactcccgctgcacagcagtgtgatccagtcctgctttcactaggagtttaataatcagacacacctgagcttgttagctagacacactgggggctgatcaagctggtagcagtaaagcctggactggatcacactgctgtgcgataggagtctgattcccctccctgatctctctgtctaaatatcccacagttcccagcaatatcctgtagctctcttcactatataatcagctacaaacctccttcaaccaaagtctatctacagggctaggaatcagactcccgctgcacagcagtgtgatccagtcctggtttcactaggagtttaataataagacacacctgagcttgttagctagacacactgggggctgatcaagctggtagcagtaaaacctggactggatcacactggcTTTTATCTTAAGAACAAAAGACTGACCGACAGGACAAT
This sequence is a window from Acipenser ruthenus unplaced genomic scaffold, fAciRut3.2 maternal haplotype, whole genome shotgun sequence. Protein-coding genes within it:
- the LOC131725424 gene encoding persulfide dioxygenase ETHE1, mitochondrial-like; this encodes MHPQGLIFRQLFEKQSCTYSYLLADDTTKEALIIDPVLETTERDLRVIQQLGLRLLYAVNTHVHADHVTGSGCLKTAIPECRSVLSEASGGQADIHVKEGQALKFGRFALSVRSTPGHTDGCVTLVLNDLSLAFTGDTLLIRGCGRTDFQQGSSETLYQSVHRKIFTLPDHCLLYPAHDYTGQTVSSVGEERKFNPRLTKTLSEFVEIMNNLALPYPKQIGEQERPADQL